The following are encoded together in the Rhizobium sp. SSA_523 genome:
- a CDS encoding zinc-dependent alcohol dehydrogenase family protein produces the protein MTKTMKAAVLTRFGGPDAFELRNVDVPAVGPRQVRVRVHATAINPLDYQIRRGDYVDHVPLPAIIGHDISGVIEELGPDVNEFAVGDEVYYTPKIFGGAGSYAEQHVADVDLVGRKPRNLTHIEAASLTLVGGTVWEAFVQRAQLQAGETILIHGGSGGVGTIAVQVAKALGARVITTARARDHDFVRSLGADETIDYTAEDYVEAVARLTAGEGVHVIFDTIGGDALTRSPLALADGGRVVSLVDLSKPQNLIEAWGKNAAYHFVFTRQNRGKLDALTDLVERGLVKPVVGATLPLAQISEAHELLENGSARGLRGKVVIDVAGGSGI, from the coding sequence ATGACCAAGACCATGAAAGCCGCCGTCCTGACCCGGTTCGGCGGCCCGGATGCATTTGAGTTGCGCAATGTGGATGTACCGGCCGTCGGGCCACGGCAGGTGCGGGTGCGCGTTCATGCGACCGCCATCAATCCCCTGGATTACCAGATCCGTCGTGGCGACTACGTGGACCACGTGCCTTTGCCTGCCATTATCGGCCATGATATTTCCGGCGTGATCGAGGAACTGGGGCCAGACGTCAACGAGTTCGCTGTGGGAGATGAGGTCTATTACACGCCGAAGATCTTTGGCGGTGCGGGTTCCTATGCCGAGCAGCACGTCGCCGACGTCGACCTCGTCGGGCGCAAGCCCCGCAACCTGACGCATATCGAGGCGGCCAGCCTGACCCTCGTCGGCGGTACCGTCTGGGAGGCCTTCGTCCAACGGGCGCAGCTGCAGGCCGGCGAGACCATCCTCATCCATGGTGGCTCCGGTGGCGTGGGAACGATCGCCGTGCAGGTCGCCAAGGCGCTCGGTGCGCGCGTCATCACCACGGCGCGTGCCCGCGACCATGACTTCGTGCGCTCGCTCGGCGCCGACGAGACGATCGACTACACAGCGGAAGATTATGTGGAAGCCGTGGCCCGGCTGACCGCCGGAGAAGGCGTGCATGTCATCTTCGACACGATTGGCGGCGACGCGCTGACACGGAGCCCTCTCGCCCTCGCCGATGGCGGACGCGTGGTGAGCCTTGTCGACCTCTCCAAGCCGCAAAATCTCATCGAGGCCTGGGGCAAGAATGCCGCCTACCATTTCGTGTTCACCCGTCAGAACCGGGGCAAACTCGATGCCTTGACCGATCTGGTCGAACGCGGCCTGGTCAAGCCGGTCGTCGGTGCGACGCTGCCCCTTGCCCAAATCAGCGAGGCGCATGAACTGCTGGAAAACGGCTCGGCTAGAGGACTGCGCGGCAAGGTCGTCATCGACGTCGCCGGCGGCTCGGGGATCTGA